The Candidatus Kaelpia aquatica genome includes a window with the following:
- a CDS encoding CPBP family intramembrane metalloprotease, which translates to MFRIDSLCRYKFVEVLAVLLSFGIGVFIYFSPFQKFKILAILFLLVSVLCWFYAIFWYQPMSLTDYGLSLKNLLRNLFFAIIIAIGGYILWLGYIYITQRSVSLPRYGGSLLVVFSLIAVPLFEEFLFRGYAQHRLKGVLSPLFRVVLISIMLAGYKWAIHFFQIHSFLQFCDIVVVSFIGSLVCSYALEQTESLITPITIHIIWDCLLYISLPALPWWMI; encoded by the coding sequence TTTGTTGAAGTTCTGGCAGTTTTACTAAGCTTTGGAATAGGTGTGTTTATCTATTTTTCTCCTTTTCAAAAATTTAAAATTTTAGCTATTCTTTTTTTGCTAGTTTCTGTCTTATGTTGGTTCTATGCTATTTTTTGGTATCAACCAATGTCTTTAACAGATTATGGGTTAAGTTTAAAAAATTTATTAAGAAATTTGTTTTTTGCAATTATAATTGCAATAGGCGGGTATATCTTATGGTTGGGCTATATATACATAACCCAACGGTCGGTCTCTTTACCTAGATATGGAGGGAGCCTACTAGTAGTTTTTTCCTTAATAGCGGTTCCTTTGTTTGAGGAATTTTTATTTAGAGGATATGCTCAACATCGGTTAAAGGGCGTATTATCGCCTTTATTTCGCGTAGTGTTAATTTCAATTATGCTAGCGGGATATAAATGGGCTATTCATTTTTTTCAAATACACTCCTTTCTACAATTTTGCGATATTGTTGTAGTAAGCTTCATAGGCTCTTTAGTGTGTAGCTATGCTTTAGAACAGACGGAAAGCTTAATTACACCGATAACAATACACATTATATGGGATTGTTTATTATACATTTCTCTACCTGCATTGCCTTGGTGGATGATATGA
- a CDS encoding prolipoprotein diacylglyceryl transferase gives MYPVLFKIGIIKIYSFDVMLPLGIIVACLINLRHLILLRKKSSIDSIKNLLTTRQMIALYFYTWLWSMIGSWLLGIVWGILINPYYRSNINELLRPGSVSLISFGGFIGGILAGFWYFKKNNLPALRNWDLVIVYLPLIRVIHRIGCFLNGCCKGKPTQMAIGVYYPCNNITSYHPFPLYMAGFLMLIFLVLRSMRKKDYPDGFLLYFAFMFYFVGRFFIEFFRSEDYFVRVISVTMTQISCIIGFVIFSILFLKIIKLYSKRKI, from the coding sequence ATGTATCCTGTACTTTTTAAGATAGGGATAATTAAAATTTATTCTTTTGATGTAATGCTTCCATTGGGCATTATTGTGGCGTGTCTTATTAACCTTAGGCATCTCATATTACTCCGCAAGAAGAGTTCTATCGACTCCATTAAAAATTTACTTACTACAAGACAAATGATTGCTCTATATTTTTACACCTGGCTTTGGAGTATGATAGGAAGCTGGTTGTTAGGTATTGTTTGGGGTATTTTAATCAATCCGTATTATCGTTCTAATATTAATGAATTGTTACGGCCTGGATCGGTATCTTTAATTTCTTTTGGTGGATTTATTGGCGGTATTTTAGCAGGTTTTTGGTATTTTAAAAAAAACAATCTGCCAGCGTTACGCAATTGGGATCTAGTAATTGTTTATCTACCGTTAATTAGGGTTATTCATAGAATAGGATGTTTTTTAAATGGATGTTGTAAAGGAAAACCAACTCAAATGGCCATTGGTGTTTATTATCCCTGCAATAATATAACTTCATACCATCCATTTCCATTATATATGGCAGGTTTTCTTATGCTTATTTTTTTGGTTTTACGTTCTATGCGTAAAAAAGATTATCCAGATGGATTTTTACTATATTTTGCATTTATGTTTTATTTCGTAGGTAGATTTTTTATTGAATTTTTTAGAAGTGAAGATTATTTTGTAAGAGTAATATCTGTTACGATGACACAAATAAGCTGTATTATTGGATTTGTAATATTTTCAATTCTGTTTTTAAAAATAATAAAATTATACAGTAAAAGGAAGATATAA
- a CDS encoding MiaB/RimO family radical SAM methylthiotransferase encodes MNVFYLKTFGCKLNQYESQLIRENLALNEWSETDVLIKADYLLINSCAVTSDAVKELRKFIRFTKRKNPNLKVLVLGCLVDLYPEQLDDIDSLKLYSNKEKFDLSGELSFIKDKIEGFKGHTRVFVKIQDGCKNRCSYCSPSIARSEPYSRNPDLIIAEIKNLLDNGYREVVLTGLCLGYFGNDIDFELIELLGRIERLNYDFRFRLSSVEPQDVNDSLIAFVEKSKKMVPHLHLPLQSGSDKILKLMNRKYDVEYFKGLILRLKRIDNFQFSTDVIVGFPHEEDSDFYNTLNLLEQLMPIRVHIFPFSPRPATLAYELDNKIPVDVITNRKKIAQKKCSEIVLTNIRNQINRKVRVLFEQEHNKYWFGYSENYIKVKYRDSGDWANKFVNLMITDVDEDKEIAIVESIT; translated from the coding sequence ATGAATGTTTTTTATTTAAAGACGTTTGGTTGTAAATTAAATCAATATGAATCCCAGTTGATTAGAGAGAATTTAGCTTTAAATGAATGGTCTGAAACAGATGTATTAATCAAAGCAGATTATCTTTTAATTAATAGTTGTGCTGTTACAAGTGATGCTGTAAAAGAACTTAGAAAATTTATCCGTTTTACAAAGCGCAAGAACCCAAATCTTAAAGTCTTGGTTTTAGGTTGTCTTGTTGATTTGTATCCAGAGCAGTTAGATGACATAGATTCTCTCAAGCTGTATTCTAACAAGGAGAAATTTGATTTATCAGGCGAGTTATCTTTTATTAAAGACAAGATAGAAGGATTTAAAGGCCACACCCGTGTGTTTGTGAAGATCCAGGATGGTTGTAAAAATAGATGTAGCTACTGCTCCCCTTCAATAGCTAGGAGTGAGCCTTATTCTAGAAATCCAGACCTTATAATAGCTGAAATTAAAAATCTGCTTGATAATGGTTATAGAGAGGTAGTTCTTACCGGTCTCTGTCTTGGCTATTTTGGTAATGATATAGATTTTGAGCTTATTGAGTTGCTAGGACGCATTGAAAGATTGAATTATGATTTTAGATTTAGGCTCAGCTCTGTAGAGCCACAAGATGTAAATGATAGTTTAATTGCTTTTGTAGAAAAGTCTAAAAAAATGGTGCCCCACCTCCATCTACCTTTACAGAGTGGTTCAGATAAGATTTTAAAACTAATGAATAGAAAATATGATGTAGAATATTTTAAAGGCTTAATCTTAAGGTTAAAAAGAATAGATAATTTTCAATTCTCAACTGATGTTATAGTGGGCTTTCCTCATGAAGAGGATAGCGATTTTTACAATACTTTAAATCTATTAGAGCAGTTGATGCCGATAAGGGTTCATATTTTTCCTTTTAGTCCAAGACCAGCTACTTTAGCATATGAATTAGATAATAAGATTCCAGTAGATGTTATTACAAACAGAAAGAAGATTGCACAAAAGAAATGTAGTGAGATTGTTTTAACTAATATTAGAAATCAGATTAATCGAAAAGTCAGAGTTTTGTTTGAGCAAGAGCATAATAAATATTGGTTTGGCTATAGTGAAAATTATATCAAGGTTAAGTATAGAGATTCTGGAGATTGGGCTAATAAGTTTGTCAATTTAATGATTACAGATGTTGATGAGGATAAAGAGATTGCCATCGTAGAATCCATTACTTAG